A single window of Watersipora subatra chromosome 9, tzWatSuba1.1, whole genome shotgun sequence DNA harbors:
- the LOC137404403 gene encoding uncharacterized protein isoform X2 codes for MAYSSLSSNAILAVVILGVLVTFSTVVPAEQQGLTLERTKRFFIDGYGNRCMFEILCWQNRMCNEEAGEMCLVWYCGTHCAVPKDPDNLPRKTTRRKKTKEIRQKE; via the exons ATGGCTTATAGTAGTTTATCTTCAAATGCTATTCTGGCAGTAGTGATTCTCGGAGTTTTGGTCACTTTTAGTACAGTAG TGCCAGCAGAACAGCAAGGGTTAACTCTTGAGCGAACAAAGCGATTCTTTATTGATGGCTATGGAAACAGATGCATGTTTGAA ATTTTATGTTGGCAAAACAGGATGTGTAATGAGGAAGCAGGAGAGATGTGCTTAGTTTGGTATTGTGGCACTCATTGCGCTGTTCCTAAAGATCCTGACAAT CTGCCGAGAAAGACGACGAGAAGAAAGAAGACAAAGGAGATTAGACAGAAAGAATAA
- the LOC137404403 gene encoding uncharacterized protein isoform X1, producing MAYSSLSSNAILAVVILGVLVTFSTVVPAEQQGLTLERTKRFFIDGYGNRCMFEILCWQNRMCNEEAGEMCLVWYCGTHCAVPKDPDNVRNITEAPLLCLNPVYPTCRERRREERRQRRLDRKNNRG from the exons ATGGCTTATAGTAGTTTATCTTCAAATGCTATTCTGGCAGTAGTGATTCTCGGAGTTTTGGTCACTTTTAGTACAGTAG TGCCAGCAGAACAGCAAGGGTTAACTCTTGAGCGAACAAAGCGATTCTTTATTGATGGCTATGGAAACAGATGCATGTTTGAA ATTTTATGTTGGCAAAACAGGATGTGTAATGAGGAAGCAGGAGAGATGTGCTTAGTTTGGTATTGTGGCACTCATTGCGCTGTTCCTAAAGATCCTGACAATGTGCGTAATATTACAGAGGCACCATTGTTATGCCTTAATCCTGTATATCCTAC CTGCCGAGAAAGACGACGAGAAGAAAGAAGACAAAGGAGATTAGACAGAAAGAATAATCGAGGCTGA